One Engystomops pustulosus chromosome 7, aEngPut4.maternal, whole genome shotgun sequence DNA window includes the following coding sequences:
- the LOC140070067 gene encoding olfactory receptor 1E16-like, with product MNETLVKTFILIGLSNSPDFQLILFVLFVLMYLVILSGNFLIIIVVRFNSSLQTPMYFFLSNLAIIDLCFSTTIVPKLLKNTISQDRTISFLACATQMYFHLSLGSTECLMLAVMAYDRYVAICKPLHYNTIIDTRRRLGLAAGSWTLSFSFCMIHAVLTFRLSYCKSIQVNHYFCEMPPLLQLSCTDTSVNELVLFITGAFFTIFSFLLTLISYIQIISTILKIHITKGRLKAFSTCSSHLTVVSLYYGTVVCMYMSPRSSHLPGQDKVLSILYTVVTPMLNPIIYSVRNSEFKKCVIKIFKTKKCLTTTN from the coding sequence ATGAATGAAACATTGGTGAAGACCTTTATCCTCATAGGACTCTCTAACAGTCCGGATTTCCAACTTATTCTCTTCGTTTTGTTTGTCTTGATGTATTTGGTGATATTATCTGGAAACTTTCTGATAATCATTGTGGTGAGGTTTAATTCTTCTCTCCAGACACCAATGTACTTCTTCCTCAGCAATCTTGCAATTATTGATCTTTGTTTCTCCACCACCATTGTGCCCAAGCTTCTTAAAAATACCATATCCCAGGATAGGACAATATCTTTCTTGGCATGTGCTACACAGATGTACTTTCATTTGAGTCTGGGATCTACAGAGTGTTTGATGTTGGCTGTCATGGCCTATGATAGATACGTTGCCATCTGTAAACCTTTGCATTATAACACAATCATAGACACAAGGAGACGTCTAGGGTTGGCTGCTGGATCCTGGACTTTAAGCTTCTCATTCTGTATGATCCATGCAGTTCTGACCTTCCGGTTGTCCTATTGTAAGTCCATTCAAGTGAACCATTATTTTTGTGAGATGCCACCACTCCTCCAGCTTTCGTGTACAGACACTTCGGTCAATGAACTTGTACTCTTTATCACCGGTGCCTTCTTTACTATTTTCTCATTCCTGTTGACGCTGATATCTTATATTCAAATCATTTCCACCATTCTAAAAATCCACATTACCAAAGGAAGACTCAAAGCTTTCTCTACATGTTCCTCCCATCTTACAGTGGTATCCCTATACTATGGCACAGTAGTATGTATGTACATGAGCCCAAGGTCTAGTCACTTGCCAGGTCAGGATAAAGTTCTCTCTATCCTCTACACAGTAGTCACTCCCATGTTAAATCCTATCATTTATAGTGTAAGAAATTccgaatttaaaaaatgtgtaataaagatttttaaaacCAAAAAGTGTTTAACGACAAcaaattaa